A region from the Thermococcus sp. genome encodes:
- a CDS encoding Lrp/AsnC family transcriptional regulator, with protein sequence MPGIDEKDRKILRILRKNGRVTLTELGKLVNLSPASVKSRVEKLEKLGAIKGYSAIIDPSFLENFVRALILMRLKEIDPYTRGLLKEVASLENVEFLYIKTGDYNVVIKAEFRDMEELRKFLENLKKTFGVNALTIEANLVVEELKDCWLADEDASRL encoded by the coding sequence ATGCCCGGAATTGACGAAAAGGACAGGAAAATTCTGAGGATTTTGAGAAAAAATGGCAGGGTTACCCTGACCGAACTGGGAAAGCTCGTTAATCTATCCCCCGCCAGCGTGAAGAGCAGGGTCGAAAAGCTTGAAAAGCTTGGAGCAATCAAGGGTTACTCCGCGATTATAGACCCATCTTTCCTAGAAAACTTTGTCAGGGCTTTAATCCTCATGAGGCTCAAGGAGATTGACCCATACACAAGAGGCCTTCTAAAGGAAGTTGCATCGCTAGAGAACGTCGAGTTCCTCTACATAAAAACCGGGGATTACAACGTCGTCATCAAGGCCGAATTCAGGGACATGGAGGAATTGAGGAAGTTCTTGGAAAATCTGAAAAAGACCTTTGGGGTAAATGCTTTGACGATAGAGGCCAACCTCGTCGTGGAAGAGCTCAAGGACTGCTGGCTCGCCGATGAGGACGCCTCCCGACTCTGA